A stretch of Maridesulfovibrio zosterae DSM 11974 DNA encodes these proteins:
- a CDS encoding 3-hydroxyacyl-ACP dehydratase FabZ family protein produces MDLCTYIERRGSEIVEETDGFSRTFCFTPDFPGFDGHFPGNPILPGVIQTLLGETSSLSILNMQFPHESFVLTSVTRCKFLRPIKPDENISLGFNIKNKQEKHISICKITVKNEIAASYQLIFSPEVKS; encoded by the coding sequence ATGGATCTTTGTACATATATCGAAAGAAGAGGTTCAGAAATAGTAGAGGAAACAGATGGATTTTCACGTACATTTTGTTTCACACCTGACTTTCCAGGGTTTGACGGACATTTTCCAGGTAACCCCATTCTACCGGGAGTTATTCAAACACTGCTTGGTGAAACAAGCTCGTTAAGTATATTGAACATGCAGTTTCCGCATGAAAGTTTTGTGCTGACAAGCGTAACCCGTTGTAAATTTTTACGACCAATCAAACCTGACGAAAATATCTCCTTAGGCTTCAATATAAAAAACAAACAAGAAAAGCACATAAGCATTTGCAAAATAACTGTGAAAAATGAAATTGCAGCATCCTATCAGCTCATTTTCAGTCCAGAGGTAAAATCGTGA
- a CDS encoding acyl-CoA thioesterase → MSRKSYFQIPENSPAPLRLTVERKVRFEEVDPMNIVWHGRYPGYFEDGRVALGDKYGIGYMDLYKYKIAAPIKKMQVDYIKPLHFGEVFTIETRLHWTEAARMNYEFIIRNAEGEKSTTGCTVQLFIKDNELMMYQPDLFSELCTKWAKGLL, encoded by the coding sequence GTGAGTCGCAAAAGTTATTTCCAGATTCCTGAAAACTCTCCGGCTCCCCTTCGTCTCACTGTTGAACGTAAAGTTAGATTCGAAGAAGTAGATCCCATGAATATTGTCTGGCATGGGCGTTATCCCGGATATTTTGAAGATGGCAGGGTCGCACTTGGTGATAAGTACGGCATAGGATATATGGACCTATATAAATACAAGATTGCTGCACCCATAAAAAAAATGCAGGTAGATTACATTAAACCACTTCACTTCGGTGAAGTCTTTACCATCGAGACAAGACTGCACTGGACCGAAGCTGCACGTATGAACTATGAATTTATCATACGCAACGCAGAGGGAGAAAAATCCACTACAGGATGCACTGTTCAACTTTTTATCAAAGACAATGAGCTTATGATGTATCAACCTGATTTATTTTCAGAATTATGTACCAAATGGGCAAAAGGCCTTTTATAA
- a CDS encoding AMP-binding protein, whose amino-acid sequence MSPKQSLTVLDIQEMISSTLLTEMAYQKRLDNIHNNTLSNSFIPDNDSLPELDDVLDHIARQFSIKNSVQLRGLTLKEMSELIFSETSGTPEKMIFFTSGSTGKPTPADSYFSNAWQEINALATLFPERKRIVSFVPRHHIYGFLFSILLPKALSIPAVFKPPLPTPELILSLSPGDLVIAFPLLWSKLQKTTANFNNNIFGVTSTGPCPKETIDGLLNKSLSRMTEVFGSSETGGIGYRHNPSDFYTLLPHWTKIDENLLERISPVNNQNTSFSLPDAFEWKDKNKFIPICRKDKAVQVAGINVYPTNVESFFNSLPQVKECSVRLMRPEEGERLKIFIVPTASINSSGLEKILRKAASTLSPHEKPGSYAFGSKLPTSDIGKRSDW is encoded by the coding sequence ATGTCCCCGAAGCAAAGTTTAACTGTTCTTGATATTCAGGAAATGATTTCATCCACTCTGCTAACGGAGATGGCTTACCAAAAACGACTGGACAATATACATAATAACACCCTAAGCAACTCTTTTATTCCTGATAATGATTCCCTTCCAGAATTAGATGACGTGCTCGATCACATTGCCCGGCAATTCAGTATTAAAAATTCTGTCCAGCTGAGAGGTCTGACGCTAAAGGAAATGTCAGAGCTTATTTTCAGTGAAACTTCCGGAACTCCGGAAAAAATGATCTTTTTTACATCCGGCAGTACCGGTAAACCGACTCCGGCTGATTCATATTTTTCAAATGCGTGGCAGGAAATAAATGCTTTGGCCACACTCTTTCCTGAGCGGAAACGAATCGTCAGCTTTGTTCCACGACATCACATATATGGATTCCTCTTTTCTATTCTGCTGCCTAAAGCTCTTAGTATTCCCGCTGTTTTTAAGCCACCGTTGCCAACTCCAGAACTTATCCTCAGCCTGAGCCCCGGCGATCTGGTTATAGCTTTCCCCTTGCTTTGGTCTAAGCTGCAAAAAACTACGGCAAATTTTAATAATAATATTTTCGGTGTGACCTCTACAGGGCCATGCCCGAAGGAAACTATTGATGGCCTTTTAAATAAAAGCCTTTCCCGCATGACAGAGGTGTTCGGTTCATCAGAAACAGGCGGTATAGGCTATCGGCATAATCCGTCAGATTTCTATACGTTGCTGCCCCATTGGACAAAAATTGACGAAAATTTATTAGAGCGGATTTCACCAGTAAACAACCAAAACACAAGTTTCTCTTTGCCAGATGCTTTTGAGTGGAAAGATAAAAATAAATTCATCCCTATATGCCGCAAAGACAAAGCTGTGCAAGTCGCTGGGATTAACGTCTACCCGACTAATGTTGAATCTTTCTTCAACTCACTCCCCCAAGTGAAAGAATGCTCAGTAAGGCTGATGCGTCCGGAAGAAGGTGAAAGGCTAAAAATTTTCATTGTTCCTACTGCCAGTATCAATTCATCTGGACTGGAAAAAATTCTTCGCAAAGCAGCCTCAACATTAAGCCCGCATGAAAAACCAGGATCATATGCTTTTGGCTCAAAGCTTCCTACCTCAGATATTGGAAAACGCTCAGATTGGTAA
- a CDS encoding phosphopantetheine-binding protein — protein MHTRLKELLIEELNLIDVTVDEIENDAPLFGDGLDLDSLDAVEIVVLVQKNFGVEIKNMDEGKVAFQSINSLVEFIKERQG, from the coding sequence TTGCATACCAGACTAAAAGAGCTTCTCATAGAAGAGCTGAACCTAATTGATGTAACAGTTGACGAGATTGAAAACGATGCCCCTCTCTTTGGAGATGGCCTCGATCTTGATTCTCTTGATGCGGTTGAAATTGTTGTGCTGGTCCAGAAAAATTTCGGAGTTGAGATTAAAAACATGGACGAAGGAAAAGTCGCATTTCAGTCCATCAACAGCCTTGTAGAATTTATTAAAGAAAGACAGGGATAA
- a CDS encoding DUF2062 domain-containing protein yields the protein MNMEHNLSNQVIKPLIVIPLFNHAKTLRDVTERCLKYGDVLIVDDGSTDNGLAKISDLAVATISHTKNAGKGQAILTAADYAIRMGKTHIITIDADGQHFPEDIPLFLNAIEKNTEAILVGSRDFDGPNVPGASKFGRSFSNFWLRVQTGSKLSDVQSGFRAYPLEIFTVVKTYERRYAFEIEILVKSAWAGYKLCDIPIKVYYPSPEERISHFDKFKDNIRISFLNTRLTARSFIPIPHRQFDKDEEGKVTPIHPLRSLRILLSKDETPFKLAIAGAVGMLLGTLPLIAMHSIAIIVVCGFFRLSKITGLAVSQLCIPPLVPALCIETGYFIRNNEFLTEISLHTIGYEALERFYEWILGSLVLGPLFALLIGMIIYVMAFIVRRFLDMKPL from the coding sequence ATGAATATGGAGCATAATCTGAGTAATCAAGTCATAAAACCACTGATAGTCATTCCCCTGTTTAATCATGCTAAAACTCTGCGAGATGTAACTGAAAGATGTCTTAAATATGGAGATGTGCTGATTGTTGATGACGGGAGTACTGACAATGGACTTGCAAAAATATCAGATCTTGCAGTTGCCACCATCAGCCATACAAAAAATGCGGGCAAGGGACAGGCTATCCTGACTGCGGCAGATTACGCAATCAGGATGGGCAAGACTCATATTATCACCATTGATGCAGACGGCCAGCATTTTCCAGAAGATATCCCGCTTTTTCTTAATGCCATTGAAAAAAATACCGAAGCTATTTTGGTAGGCAGTCGTGATTTTGATGGACCGAATGTTCCCGGTGCATCCAAATTCGGGCGCAGTTTTTCTAATTTCTGGCTGCGTGTTCAAACTGGAAGCAAGCTTAGTGATGTGCAAAGTGGATTTAGAGCATACCCACTTGAGATATTTACTGTAGTCAAAACATATGAACGCCGATACGCCTTTGAAATCGAAATTCTGGTTAAATCTGCATGGGCCGGATATAAGCTTTGTGACATACCTATTAAAGTATATTACCCCTCCCCCGAAGAAAGAATCTCGCATTTTGATAAATTTAAAGACAACATAAGAATCTCCTTTTTAAATACAAGGCTTACAGCACGATCTTTTATCCCTATTCCACACAGACAATTTGACAAGGATGAAGAAGGTAAAGTTACACCTATTCATCCGTTGCGTTCACTGCGTATTCTTCTCTCAAAAGATGAAACACCTTTTAAACTGGCTATCGCCGGAGCAGTAGGGATGCTCCTTGGAACACTGCCTCTTATTGCTATGCACTCTATTGCAATAATTGTTGTCTGCGGGTTCTTCAGACTGAGTAAGATTACAGGCCTGGCTGTAAGCCAGCTATGTATTCCTCCACTCGTTCCAGCTCTATGTATCGAAACCGGATATTTCATCCGTAACAATGAATTTCTAACTGAAATTTCTTTGCATACGATTGGATATGAAGCATTAGAACGCTTCTATGAGTGGATACTTGGTTCCCTTGTGTTAGGTCCTCTTTTTGCCTTGCTTATAGGAATGATTATTTATGTCATGGCCTTTATTGTTAGACGGTTTTTAGATATGAAACCGCTATAA
- a CDS encoding lipid biosynthesis B12-binding/radical SAM protein produces MPSIFLISSNTNVEPYPIYPIGMSVIAKALQDAGHKVIQYDMLASGNNLDHLKKSIIAANPDYAGISIRNIDNVDSFTSHTNQYIHKVRQIVKVVKGLRIKVIAGGAGFSLLPEEILEYIGADYGIVGEGELKMVRLISQLENGDEVPAIFKPEEGIQGENIPLPLWSEELLKFYIAESGVVNVQTKRGCENHCSYCTYPFLEGHQMRVRPPENIADEIEILYAQGADNLFFTDSVFNDRNGHYLLVAEEIIRRKLNIKWCAFFQPHKIENSELKLLKQSGLKAMEVGTDATTDTTMKALHKGFTFDDVVDFNEKCIAQKIPCAHFVIFGGPDETIKTVNEGISNMNSLRNCVVFPFSGIRLHKGTPLFTRAVKEGLISPDHPLIDPVYYFSPLLDKDEMNTALLTGFKKRRDRLFPPDEGQQRINIIKRFGFRGILWDQLIKFDQPEK; encoded by the coding sequence ATGCCCTCGATTTTTTTGATCTCATCTAACACGAATGTTGAACCATATCCTATTTACCCCATTGGTATGTCGGTTATTGCTAAAGCATTACAGGATGCTGGTCATAAGGTCATTCAATACGACATGCTTGCCAGTGGCAACAACCTTGATCATCTAAAAAAATCAATCATAGCAGCGAACCCTGATTATGCAGGTATTTCTATTCGCAATATTGATAATGTTGACTCTTTCACCTCTCACACAAACCAATATATCCATAAAGTCCGTCAAATAGTAAAAGTAGTAAAAGGACTGCGTATCAAGGTCATTGCAGGAGGAGCAGGATTTTCTTTGCTTCCAGAAGAAATACTTGAATATATAGGTGCGGATTACGGCATTGTAGGTGAAGGCGAATTAAAAATGGTCCGGCTCATTAGCCAATTAGAAAATGGTGATGAAGTTCCTGCCATTTTCAAACCTGAGGAAGGGATTCAGGGAGAAAATATCCCCCTCCCCCTTTGGTCTGAGGAACTTTTGAAATTTTACATTGCTGAAAGCGGCGTTGTTAATGTTCAGACCAAAAGAGGCTGTGAAAACCATTGCTCATATTGCACATATCCTTTTCTGGAAGGACACCAAATGCGAGTGAGGCCCCCTGAAAATATAGCTGATGAAATCGAAATTCTTTATGCACAGGGAGCTGATAATTTATTCTTTACGGATTCAGTTTTCAATGACCGTAATGGCCATTACCTGCTGGTTGCCGAAGAAATTATTCGCCGTAAACTAAACATTAAATGGTGTGCTTTTTTTCAGCCTCATAAAATTGAAAACAGCGAATTAAAACTCTTGAAGCAATCCGGGCTTAAAGCCATGGAAGTCGGAACAGATGCAACCACAGATACCACAATGAAAGCACTGCATAAAGGATTTACCTTTGACGATGTTGTGGATTTCAATGAAAAATGCATTGCTCAAAAAATACCATGTGCTCATTTCGTAATTTTCGGTGGACCTGATGAAACAATCAAAACTGTAAACGAAGGCATTTCCAATATGAACAGCCTACGCAATTGCGTGGTATTTCCATTTTCCGGAATCAGGCTGCATAAGGGAACCCCGCTCTTTACACGGGCAGTAAAAGAGGGTCTAATTTCTCCAGATCATCCATTAATTGATCCAGTTTACTATTTTTCACCATTACTTGATAAAGATGAAATGAATACAGCATTACTCACCGGATTTAAAAAACGCAGAGATCGCCTTTTCCCCCCCGATGAAGGTCAACAACGCATTAATATTATTAAAAGGTTCGGCTTCAGAGGAATTCTCTGGGATCAGTTAATCAAATTCGACCAGCCTGAAAAATAA
- a CDS encoding acyltransferase — MSRQKDPQKAERWTSKSLASAFFHNIFYLIIRTLGHQAAYLLLFFVVIFYCLLPKIRKRSSYYLQRRFGQAGKVRSFVRTFRLYWNFGKMLVDRSVFRILGRFQTTNDSEHEKELKQLYDINNRLILITGHVGCWQMGISFLDFINAPKAIVMLMETGNVDQHSFKWKKSGARNAEKSVEEIAIINPAAPLGGSLEMLSALKNKSVLCINADRTFGSMKNTVEVVFLGDRISLPVSPYKIAAATGTPIAIVFSERTGAGKGNFRLIKTITVPHDADKGEIRGAEAFKPYAQEYARELEKYCQDYPYQFYNFFNMWQ; from the coding sequence GTGAGCAGACAAAAAGATCCGCAAAAGGCTGAAAGATGGACCAGTAAAAGTCTGGCTTCTGCTTTTTTTCATAATATATTTTACTTAATTATTCGTACATTAGGTCATCAAGCTGCATATTTGTTGCTCTTCTTTGTTGTCATATTCTACTGTCTTTTACCCAAGATTCGTAAAAGATCCTCATACTATCTGCAACGACGATTCGGTCAAGCCGGCAAAGTAAGATCATTTGTCCGGACATTTCGGCTTTACTGGAATTTTGGAAAAATGTTGGTAGACCGCTCAGTTTTCAGAATTCTAGGCCGCTTCCAGACCACCAATGACAGCGAACATGAGAAAGAACTGAAGCAATTGTATGACATAAACAACAGGCTTATTTTAATTACAGGACATGTCGGTTGCTGGCAGATGGGCATTTCATTTCTGGATTTTATCAATGCTCCCAAGGCAATTGTAATGCTTATGGAAACTGGAAATGTTGATCAGCATAGTTTTAAGTGGAAGAAATCAGGGGCACGAAACGCTGAAAAGAGTGTTGAAGAAATAGCTATAATTAATCCGGCAGCTCCACTTGGCGGTTCCCTTGAGATGCTGAGCGCACTGAAAAATAAAAGTGTACTGTGTATCAATGCAGACCGCACTTTCGGCAGCATGAAAAATACGGTTGAGGTTGTCTTTTTAGGAGACAGAATTAGTCTTCCTGTAAGTCCGTATAAAATAGCCGCAGCAACTGGCACCCCAATAGCCATTGTTTTTTCAGAAAGGACAGGAGCGGGGAAAGGTAATTTCCGGTTAATCAAAACAATTACCGTGCCCCATGACGCTGATAAAGGCGAAATTCGCGGAGCTGAAGCCTTTAAACCATATGCGCAGGAATATGCTCGTGAACTTGAAAAATATTGTCAGGATTATCCGTACCAGTTCTATAATTTTTTCAATATGTGGCAGTAA
- a CDS encoding beta-ketoacyl synthase chain length factor — MRLAITGVGLAAAGIDLEQLKKNVVNRTIIQSLPEKTETAELNNYFSPRKLRRVDHFTRMTMLAACRAMQDHADISQDDFKTQLPIPDDMGIIIGSGYGPSETVFDFLDSIIEHGAECASPLSFSHSVHNIPAATISLFLNYQCPCTTICQTYAPLTTALNNAACWITEGRSKNILLGLVDEKTPLLEHNTKRMLDKKASNTDIPLGEGACFFMLSDASESESAKYGSLEFKTIRQNDLADMCKDSAIFAPKRTIARLKKINVSAEASLSADMPTAAAIELAAAVLYNHENRPSVCIEQAGKKFTHICFHNNRR, encoded by the coding sequence ATGCGACTGGCTATAACAGGAGTAGGCCTTGCCGCCGCGGGAATTGATCTAGAACAGCTCAAAAAAAACGTTGTAAACAGAACAATAATCCAGTCTTTACCTGAAAAAACAGAGACAGCGGAACTTAATAATTATTTCTCCCCCCGCAAATTACGCCGCGTGGATCATTTTACCCGTATGACCATGCTGGCAGCTTGTAGGGCCATGCAGGACCATGCTGACATAAGTCAAGATGATTTTAAAACACAACTTCCCATCCCTGATGACATGGGCATAATAATCGGCTCAGGATACGGCCCGTCTGAAACAGTTTTTGATTTTCTAGACTCCATCATTGAGCACGGGGCTGAATGTGCTTCGCCACTATCTTTTTCACATTCAGTACACAATATCCCTGCAGCTACAATCAGTCTTTTTCTAAATTATCAATGTCCGTGCACGACCATTTGTCAAACCTATGCCCCGCTCACAACTGCACTGAACAACGCTGCATGCTGGATAACCGAAGGACGATCCAAAAACATTCTGCTTGGTCTTGTTGATGAAAAAACTCCTCTTCTTGAACATAACACTAAACGTATGCTTGATAAAAAAGCATCAAACACTGATATCCCGCTTGGGGAGGGAGCCTGCTTTTTTATGCTTTCTGATGCATCTGAATCAGAATCGGCCAAATACGGCTCACTGGAGTTTAAAACTATTCGGCAAAATGATCTTGCTGATATGTGTAAAGACTCTGCGATATTTGCCCCAAAACGGACCATAGCTAGATTAAAAAAAATAAATGTATCAGCTGAAGCATCACTAAGTGCGGACATGCCCACGGCAGCTGCTATTGAACTAGCTGCAGCTGTTCTTTACAATCATGAGAACAGACCGTCTGTCTGCATAGAACAGGCTGGAAAGAAATTCACTCATATATGTTTTCATAACAACAGGCGTTAA
- a CDS encoding MMPL family transporter: MLPTKPPKSPILSAKQIKAAIILLLFFLLCTLPILKGSLTEDISTMIPQGDNDNIRNDFKLLQKSPLSGKVLISISSSSAKPELLIQIADSIASKMTPPYLVIQDYSDITPQSITNYLLRYAPRLTDNADLKRLKKLTSNNEIDSSLVASKKQLLSPAGLGMKDIIAADPLNLRSIYLRKISLLQNLPRFNMQGKHLFNKDKTALLLIAKSEIPMTDSKAGAKLLSHFKQIKNESLKKYQTANTKIEINLISGHIYTDANASIIKKDILTVSAVSLGALLLLFLVCFRHGGALTVFLAPAVAIIAGFGVTSLVFKPMSSIVIGFGAVLMGISIDFAVHTYFALADNKGNKDSALQTVISPILFGAATSCAAFAALYVSGIPGIRQLAVFSVTGIVAACGYSLLFIPNFCNYFPVIRTEKKCLKINNKHKPAIIISAILILTIGLSAAFSSSFDTELKKLGYISSEIKNSEQLFHKKWGNLHGQSMLFSKGATLDEALQNSGKALVDIWKNMPETKVVNLTPMFPAASIQNQNLLNWNTFWTAEKIIKTAKRVDTKAQKLGFASKIFDKTIHKLTTDPPEITLERMNSGPLEFLSELLIPKKGYANQKLVMTLLPETRQILDYYTPVKEHELNARLVSQSKFKAELENEMKKDIIKFICFSGLLVALLIFLLFRDMRRSALAIAPVVFGVITTFGALGLLDIPLNIFHIVALPLVIGLGADYGIFMVFQEIKTPSASTVKAVKISGLTTLAGFGVLIFAKHPSLHSLGATVSIGVSAALICAVFILPCLLRFKTGTEYIND; the protein is encoded by the coding sequence ATGCTACCCACTAAGCCCCCTAAATCACCTATCCTTTCAGCGAAACAGATTAAGGCAGCTATAATTTTGCTGTTGTTCTTTCTTTTATGCACACTGCCGATACTGAAAGGATCACTGACCGAAGATATTTCAACCATGATCCCGCAGGGAGATAATGACAACATACGCAACGACTTTAAACTTCTGCAAAAGTCTCCGTTATCTGGAAAGGTATTAATATCCATATCAAGCTCTTCAGCCAAGCCGGAACTACTTATTCAAATTGCAGACTCTATAGCTTCTAAAATGACGCCTCCGTATCTGGTAATTCAAGATTACTCTGACATTACTCCACAAAGTATCACCAATTACCTGTTGCGATATGCACCAAGACTTACCGATAATGCGGACCTGAAACGGCTGAAGAAACTTACCTCTAACAACGAAATCGATTCCAGTTTAGTTGCAAGCAAGAAACAGCTTCTGTCTCCTGCAGGCCTAGGAATGAAAGATATTATTGCTGCTGATCCTCTGAATTTAAGGTCAATTTATCTACGCAAAATTTCTCTACTGCAAAATCTACCCAGATTTAATATGCAAGGTAAACATCTATTTAACAAAGACAAAACCGCCCTGCTGCTGATTGCCAAGTCTGAAATACCAATGACTGACTCGAAAGCAGGAGCAAAACTTCTTTCTCATTTCAAACAAATTAAAAATGAATCATTAAAGAAATACCAGACTGCAAACACCAAAATTGAAATCAACCTGATCAGCGGTCATATCTATACTGATGCGAACGCTTCAATCATTAAGAAAGACATTCTAACTGTCTCCGCAGTTTCACTCGGAGCTCTTTTGCTTCTCTTTCTGGTATGTTTTCGGCACGGCGGAGCACTAACCGTTTTTCTTGCTCCCGCAGTTGCCATAATTGCCGGATTTGGAGTGACCTCATTAGTATTCAAGCCGATGTCATCTATTGTCATAGGTTTTGGTGCGGTATTGATGGGTATATCAATAGACTTTGCGGTACATACATATTTTGCCTTGGCTGACAATAAAGGAAATAAAGACTCAGCCCTGCAGACAGTCATATCTCCAATTCTTTTCGGGGCCGCAACTTCCTGCGCAGCATTTGCAGCACTTTATGTCTCTGGAATTCCAGGCATCAGGCAACTGGCTGTTTTTTCTGTGACCGGTATTGTCGCTGCCTGCGGCTATTCCCTCCTATTTATCCCTAATTTCTGTAACTATTTCCCTGTAATCAGAACTGAAAAGAAATGCTTAAAAATTAACAATAAGCACAAACCGGCAATAATTATTTCAGCCATTCTGATTCTAACAATTGGATTATCTGCAGCATTCTCCAGCTCTTTTGATACGGAGCTTAAAAAACTTGGTTATATTTCAAGTGAAATTAAAAATTCTGAGCAGTTATTTCATAAAAAATGGGGAAATCTGCACGGGCAGTCAATGCTCTTTTCAAAGGGAGCAACCCTGGATGAAGCACTGCAAAACAGTGGAAAGGCCCTGGTTGATATTTGGAAAAATATGCCCGAAACCAAAGTTGTAAATCTTACTCCTATGTTTCCTGCTGCTTCAATTCAGAATCAAAACCTGCTGAACTGGAATACATTCTGGACTGCCGAAAAGATAATTAAGACGGCTAAAAGAGTAGATACCAAAGCCCAGAAACTAGGATTTGCGTCAAAAATATTTGACAAAACCATCCATAAACTAACCACTGATCCACCAGAAATCACGCTAGAGAGGATGAACTCTGGCCCGTTAGAGTTCCTTAGTGAACTGCTAATACCGAAAAAAGGCTATGCTAATCAAAAACTGGTCATGACCCTGTTGCCGGAAACCAGACAAATATTAGACTACTACACTCCGGTAAAGGAACATGAGCTTAACGCAAGACTAGTCTCGCAATCCAAATTCAAAGCTGAGCTTGAAAATGAAATGAAGAAAGATATCATTAAATTTATCTGTTTTTCAGGCCTGCTTGTAGCATTATTAATCTTCTTACTTTTCAGAGATATGCGCAGATCTGCGCTGGCTATTGCTCCGGTAGTATTCGGAGTAATCACTACTTTCGGAGCACTTGGACTACTGGATATACCACTCAACATTTTCCATATTGTGGCATTACCGCTTGTCATCGGCCTTGGGGCAGACTACGGAATATTTATGGTCTTTCAGGAAATAAAAACACCTTCAGCTTCCACCGTGAAAGCGGTTAAAATATCAGGGCTGACTACACTTGCAGGGTTCGGTGTACTTATTTTTGCAAAACACCCTTCACTTCATTCTCTTGGAGCAACTGTATCAATAGGGGTCAGTGCAGCTCTTATCTGTGCGGTTTTTATCCTGCCCTGTCTACTTCGTTTTAAAACCGGAACAGAGTATATCAATGACTAA
- a CDS encoding beta-ketoacyl-[acyl-carrier-protein] synthase family protein — translation MDSPVSICATGCVCAAGSDTESCFETMLNGHILPSFHGTVLYNQKMHSPVFSVNENWISSVECSPSYTKTARLLFKATQEALTQLGLSSDILNTLNIGTCIGSSTGASLNFKSFYQEWREGKDTDLKEIDSYLCSNPAAALADYFSLSGPVQTVTNACSSGTDALGIGASWIRQGLCDLVIAGGADELSEISYTGFSRLMITSHEPCQPFDKNRKGLNLGEGAAVLILIGEKALQKLNVTPFGKILGYGTYSDAHHLTAPHPDGQGLKKAIHHALLRSDITADNIGFINAHGTGTENNDRIEGAVINDIFTDTPFTGIKGFTGHTLGAAGAIEAVMTVMSLCKSQLMPTEGFTEADPDIIICPVQNKTKIDARYALSESLAFGGNNSAIVFERGVA, via the coding sequence ATGGATTCCCCTGTCTCCATCTGTGCCACAGGATGCGTTTGCGCTGCTGGCAGCGATACTGAGTCCTGTTTTGAAACAATGCTGAATGGACATATTTTACCAAGTTTCCACGGGACTGTTTTATACAATCAAAAAATGCACTCGCCTGTATTCTCTGTGAACGAAAACTGGATAAGCTCAGTAGAATGTTCTCCTAGTTACACAAAAACAGCACGACTGCTTTTCAAAGCAACACAGGAAGCCCTTACGCAGCTAGGACTTTCATCTGATATTTTAAACACCCTCAATATCGGCACATGCATTGGTTCTTCAACCGGAGCATCGCTTAATTTCAAGTCTTTCTATCAAGAATGGCGTGAAGGAAAAGATACGGACCTCAAAGAAATTGACAGCTATCTCTGTAGCAATCCGGCTGCAGCGCTGGCTGACTATTTTTCACTGAGCGGTCCCGTCCAAACTGTTACCAATGCCTGTTCTTCCGGGACAGATGCGCTTGGGATAGGCGCATCATGGATACGGCAGGGATTATGTGATCTGGTTATTGCAGGAGGAGCAGACGAGTTAAGTGAAATTTCATACACTGGTTTTTCCAGACTCATGATAACCAGCCATGAGCCATGCCAACCTTTTGATAAAAACAGAAAAGGCCTGAATCTGGGAGAAGGTGCAGCCGTTCTAATCCTTATCGGAGAAAAAGCACTGCAAAAGCTGAATGTTACACCATTTGGTAAAATTCTAGGCTACGGCACTTACAGTGATGCTCATCATCTCACTGCCCCGCACCCGGATGGCCAGGGACTGAAAAAAGCCATTCATCATGCTCTGCTTCGCAGCGATATTACAGCCGATAACATTGGTTTCATAAATGCACATGGAACTGGTACCGAAAATAACGATCGGATTGAAGGAGCAGTCATAAATGACATCTTCACAGACACTCCCTTCACTGGAATAAAAGGTTTCACAGGGCACACACTAGGTGCTGCAGGAGCTATTGAAGCTGTCATGACAGTTATGTCGCTATGTAAAAGCCAACTCATGCCCACTGAAGGTTTTACAGAGGCAGACCCTGATATAATAATTTGCCCAGTGCAGAATAAAACAAAAATTGATGCACGATATGCTCTTTCTGAATCTCTTGCTTTCGGAGGAAATAATTCTGCAATAGTTTTCGAACGGGGAGTAGCATAA